A region from the Medicago truncatula cultivar Jemalong A17 chromosome 6, MtrunA17r5.0-ANR, whole genome shotgun sequence genome encodes:
- the LOC11422088 gene encoding uncharacterized protein At3g27210, whose translation MGSCSSVQRKTNNKENNNMKLKVAFFGSKTQKLVIPPSPIKEQPKNGDLKFSPSRSTTNFNDFGSKEEAFFDSKAWIDSDCEDDFYSVNGDFTPSRGNTPIHHAFGTPGVNKASSRNRTSPSPSESSPDKKKKLLELFKDSVKDNQDDDVKEKKQAKPTIQDVLPKSSNSTPYRSGANSACSSERITSEDRASVREPKSSLFCIPSLTSCRSFRERRRKTSPAIAVDGKH comes from the exons ATGGGTTCTTGTTCTTCAGTTCAAAGAAAaaccaacaacaaagaaaacaataacATGAAGCTAAAAGTTGCATTTTTTGGTTCCAAAACTCAGAAACTTGTGATTCCACCATCACCCATTAAGGAACAACCTAAAAATGGTGACTTGAAATTTTCACCTTCAAGGTCAACGACCAACTTCAATGATTTTG GTAGCAAAGAGGAAGCATTTTTTGATTCCAAAGCTTGGATAGACTCAGATTGTGAAGATGATTTCTATAGTGTCAATGGTG ACTTTACACCATCTCGCGGTAACACTCCAATTCACCACGCTTTTGGTACACCTGGTGTGAACAAAGCCTCTTCTCGGAACAGAACTTCACCTTCTCCATCCGAATCATCACcagataagaaaaagaaactgtTGGAGCTTTTCAAAGACAGTGTAAAAGACAACCAAGATGATGAtgttaaagaaaagaaacaagCGAAACCAACCATCCAAGATGTTTTACCTAAATCCTCAAACTCAACTCCTTATCGCTCGGGCGCTAACTCTGCTTGCAGTAGTGAAAGAATCACGAGTGAGGATCGTGCATCTGTTAGAGAGCCTAAATCGTCGCTGTTTTGCATTCCGAGTTTGACTTCATGCCGTAGCTTTAGAGAGAGGAGGAGGAAGACAAGTCCTGCAATTGCAGTAGATGGAAAACATTGA
- the LOC11416012 gene encoding (-)-isopiperitenol/(-)-carveol dehydrogenase, mitochondrial — protein MAEAPSSNTNLRLSGKIAIVTGGASGIGEATARVFANEGVRVVVIADIQDELGNQVAASIGSQRCTYIHCDVTDEDQVKNLVQSTVDTYGQVDIMFSNAGIASPTDQTIMELDMSQFDRLFAVNVQGMALCVKHAARAMVEGRIRGSIVCTGSVSCRQGGPRSTDYTMSKHAVLGLMRAASVQLAAHGIRVNCVSPSGLATPLTCKLLGMSEEKTQETYQKYARLEGVVLTPKHVADAVLFLVSDQAEFITGLDLRVDGGFAYGK, from the exons ATGGCAGAAGCTCCATCCTCAAACACCAATCTAAGATTATCCGGCAAAATAGCCATCGTGACAGGAGGTGCTAGTGGCATCGGTGAAGCCACGGCACGTGTCTTTGCTAATGAAGGCGTGCGCGTGGTTGTGATCGCCGACATCCAAGATGAGCTTGGAAATCAAGTAGCTGCATCCATTGGCAGCCAAAGGTGCACTTACATCCACTGCGATGTCACAGATGAAGATCAAGTCAAAAACCTAGTTCAATCAACGGTTGATACTTATGGACAG GTAGATATAATGTTCAGCAATGCTGGAATCGCTAGTCCCACTGATCAAACAATCATGGAACTTGACATGTCCCAATTTGACCGTTTATTTGCGGTCAATGTTCAAGGAATGGCGTTGTGTGTGAAACATGCAGCACGTGCAATGGTGGAGGGTCGCATAAGGGGGAGTATCGTATGCACAGGGAGTGTTAGCTGTCGTCAAGGAGGCCCCAGGTCAACGGACTACACAATGTCAAAGCATGCAGTGTTGGGACTAATGCGTGCGGCTAGTGTGCAACTGGCCGCACATGGAATACGAGTCAACTGTGTTTCGCCGAGTGGACTGGCGACACCTTTGACTTGTAAGCTTTTGGGGATGAGCGAGGAGAAAACTCAAGAGACTTACCAAAAATATGCAAGGCTTGAGGGAGTGGTGCTCACACCCAAACATGTGGCAGATGCTgtattgtttttagtttctgaTCAGGCTGAGTTTATTACAGGCCTTGATCTTAGGGTTGATGGTGGATTTGCATATGGAAAATAG
- the LOC11422089 gene encoding (+)-cis,trans-nepetalactol synthase NEPS2 isoform X2: MAEAPSSNTNLRLSGKVAIVTGGASGIGEATARVFANEGVRVVVIADIQDELGNQVAASIGIQRCTYIHCDVADEDQVKNLVRSTVDIMFSNAGIVSPTDQTVMELDMSQLDRLFGVNVRGMALCVKHAARAMVEGSVRGSIVCTGSVSGSVGSSRSTDYTMSKHAVLGLMRAASVQLATHGIRVNCVSPNGLATPLTCKLSGMSEEKAQATYQKYARLEGVVLTPKHVADAVLFLVSDQAEFITDLDLRVDGGFAYGK; encoded by the exons ATGGCAGAAGCTCCATCCTCAAACACCAATCTAAGATTATCTGGCAAAGTAGCCATAGTGACAGGAGGTGCTAGTGGAATCGGCGAAGCCACGGCACGTGTCTTTGCTAACGAAGGCGTGCGCGTGGTTGTGATCGCGGACATCCAAGATGAGCTTGGAAATCAAGTAGCTGCATCCATTGGCATCCAAAGGTGCACTTACATCCATTGTGATGTGGCAGATGAAGATCAAGTCAAAAATCTCGTTCGATCAACG GTAGATATAATGTTCAGCAATGCTGGAATCGTTAGTCCCACAGATCAAACAGTAATGGAACTTGATATGTCCCAACTTGACCGTTTATTTGGCGTCAATGTTCGTGGGATGGCATTGTGTGTGAAACACGCGGCGCGTGCAATGGTGGAGGGTAGCGTGAGGGGGAGCATTGTGTGCACAGGAAGTGTTAGCGGTAGCGTAGGAAGCTCGAGGTCAACGGATTACACAATGTCAAAGCATGCAGTGTTGGGGCTAATGCGTGCGGCCAGTGTGCAACTGGCCACACACGGGATAAGAGTCAACTGTGTTTCGCCAAATGGACTAGCAACACCATTGACTTGTAAGTTGTCGGGGATGAGCGAAGAGAAAGCACAAGCGACTTACCAAAAATATGCAAGGCTTGAGGGAGTGGTGCTCACACCCAAACATGTGGCAGATGCTgtattgtttttagtttctgaTCAGGCTGAGTTTATCACAGACCTTGATCTTAGGGTTGATGGTGGATTTGCATATGGAAAATAG
- the LOC11422089 gene encoding (+)-cis,trans-nepetalactol synthase NEPS2 isoform X1 codes for MAEAPSSNTNLRLSGKVAIVTGGASGIGEATARVFANEGVRVVVIADIQDELGNQVAASIGIQRCTYIHCDVADEDQVKNLVRSTVDTYGQVDIMFSNAGIVSPTDQTVMELDMSQLDRLFGVNVRGMALCVKHAARAMVEGSVRGSIVCTGSVSGSVGSSRSTDYTMSKHAVLGLMRAASVQLATHGIRVNCVSPNGLATPLTCKLSGMSEEKAQATYQKYARLEGVVLTPKHVADAVLFLVSDQAEFITDLDLRVDGGFAYGK; via the exons ATGGCAGAAGCTCCATCCTCAAACACCAATCTAAGATTATCTGGCAAAGTAGCCATAGTGACAGGAGGTGCTAGTGGAATCGGCGAAGCCACGGCACGTGTCTTTGCTAACGAAGGCGTGCGCGTGGTTGTGATCGCGGACATCCAAGATGAGCTTGGAAATCAAGTAGCTGCATCCATTGGCATCCAAAGGTGCACTTACATCCATTGTGATGTGGCAGATGAAGATCAAGTCAAAAATCTCGTTCGATCAACGGTAGATACTTATGGACAG GTAGATATAATGTTCAGCAATGCTGGAATCGTTAGTCCCACAGATCAAACAGTAATGGAACTTGATATGTCCCAACTTGACCGTTTATTTGGCGTCAATGTTCGTGGGATGGCATTGTGTGTGAAACACGCGGCGCGTGCAATGGTGGAGGGTAGCGTGAGGGGGAGCATTGTGTGCACAGGAAGTGTTAGCGGTAGCGTAGGAAGCTCGAGGTCAACGGATTACACAATGTCAAAGCATGCAGTGTTGGGGCTAATGCGTGCGGCCAGTGTGCAACTGGCCACACACGGGATAAGAGTCAACTGTGTTTCGCCAAATGGACTAGCAACACCATTGACTTGTAAGTTGTCGGGGATGAGCGAAGAGAAAGCACAAGCGACTTACCAAAAATATGCAAGGCTTGAGGGAGTGGTGCTCACACCCAAACATGTGGCAGATGCTgtattgtttttagtttctgaTCAGGCTGAGTTTATCACAGACCTTGATCTTAGGGTTGATGGTGGATTTGCATATGGAAAATAG
- the LOC11418955 gene encoding (-)-isopiperitenol/(-)-carveol dehydrogenase, mitochondrial — protein sequence MAEASSTNSGLRLAGKVAIVTGGASGIGKETAHLFAEQGARMVVIADIQDELGNQVAASIGSRKCTYIHCDIANEDQVKNLVQSTVNAYGQIDIMFSNAGIASPSDQTILELDISQADHVFAVNIRGTTLCVKYAARAMVEGRVRGSIVCTASVLGSQGVLRLTDYTISKHAIIGLMRSASVQLAKYGIRVNCVSPNGLATPLTMKLLGASAKTVELIYEQNKRLEGVVLNTKHVADAVLFLVSNESDFVTGLDLRVDGSYVYGKYELL from the exons ATGGCAGAAGCATCATCCACTAACAGCGGTCTTAGGTTAGCCGGCAAAGTAGCCATCGTCACCGGAGGTGCCAGCGGCATTGGCAAAGAGACGGCACATCTCTTTGCCGAACAAGGTGCACGCATGGTGGTGATTGCCGACATCCAAGACGAGTTGGGCAATCAAGTGGCTGCATCCATTGGCAGTCGCAAGTGCACCTACATTCATTGTGATATAGCAAATGAAGATCAAGTTAAAAATCTCGTTCAATCaactgtcaatgcttatggacAG ATAGATATTATGTTTAGCAATGCTGGGATTGCAAGTCCATCTGATCAGACTATTTTGGAACTCGACATTTCTCAAGCCGACCATGTGTTTGCAGTTAACATTCGAGGAACGACATTGTGTGTGAAATACGCGGCACGTGCGATGGTGGAGGGGCGCGTGAGGGGTAGCATTGTGTGCACAGCGAGCGTATTGGGTAGCCAAGGTGTCTTGAGGTTAACCGATTACACAATATCGAAGCATGCAATAATAGGGTTGATGCGCTCAGCGAGTGTGCAACTTGCAAAATACGGGATAAGAGTGAATTGTGTCTCGCCAAATGGATTAGCAACACCATTGACTATGAAATTGTTAGGGGCAAGTGCTAAGACAGTCGAGTTGatttatgaacaaaacaagaGGTTGGAAGGAGTGGTTCTCAACACTAAACATGTTGCAGATGCTGTGTTGTTCTTGGTATCTAATGAATCTGACTTTGTCACTGGCCTTGATCTTCGTGTGGATGGCAGCTATGTTTATGGCAAATATGAactattataa